One Phyllopteryx taeniolatus isolate TA_2022b chromosome 20, UOR_Ptae_1.2, whole genome shotgun sequence genomic window, AACAGATTTCAAGCTACAACCGGAGATGCTCACATCACTTCAAAAGAAAATGGTGACACAAAAGCGAAGCCATCCCTTCAAGAGGTTAACTTTTCACTTTGCGACATATTCAGGTCCTTCTGTATAGACTTAACGGAATCTTTTCCTGATGTAAGAATACAGCGACGACTCCACCCATGAACAGTCCACAGGAAAACAAAGCGCCTCAGCTGCAGCCTCCGAAGACCAGAAGCGACAAATGGGAACGTTCTTTGCCTGAAATCAGTTTGAGTCGGAGCAAGTCGATGGGGAACCTTCAAAACAACTCCAACGGGTCAATCGAGTCCCTGAAGGCACATTTTGAGTCAAGAAATAAGCCGGCAAGCAATTTCAAATTGGCAGACGAGGTAAGGCCTTCCAGAGATGCCAAGCCAGTGATGGATGGAGAGATCAAGAAGTTAGCAGAGGAGCAGAAGGCAGTGCATCCCAGCAAGAATGATGCAAAGGAAAGGAATGCTCCACAAAAGGTGAAGAAAGTtactgaacacacacaaagaaagagaGTAGGGTCGCAAAGGGGAAATTTTAACTTGCTACGAAATTAACTAAAGATTCAAAGTTCCCACACACATCTTTCCTAAAGAGTGGAGGCCGTTATATAATAGCTGCAAAGCGACGTATCAACTCCATATTTTCCTTTCCACTTCTTGGGCAGGTGTGCCAATACTTTTGTACTGTGTCCATTCAGGTGGTGATGCAAAcccagacagaaagaaagaaaacaattggAGGTACCAATGTTGAAAGAACTGTGATCTCTGAAGCCGGTGAGTAGTAGACCAAATTATCATTCCcgctaaaatgaaaatattacataaaatatAATGTAAGTTTCAAATTGGAGGTCACAGCACAGATTGAAGCGAATGGGATTTGCATGTATCAAACACATGCACCCATCCCATTTCGTTTTGTATTACAGTACTATAAAACcataaacaacacaaatatcTACTCCCAGACTTTGCCCTTAGTTAAACTTTGCACAGATGAACCCTCATTAAAAAAGCActacataaaatacatacaactTATTTTGAACCACTGCATCGCCGAGCTGACAATATTAAGGACAGGGACTGTTCCTGTAAAGCTATTTAGCCTTCTATTTACTATTACAGAGGGTCCTCCGTTTACAAAGGCACCGGCATACAAGGTTACGAACTGTATTTTGCACAGTGGCAAACATGTCGCCGtgcagcacaagaaggcatgctcagttaccactgtacttcctgtttttcatacaaatatttacagtgatcATGAGTTAGCATAGGTTACTGTTAGACTACATTGGGAGCATAACATATGCTTTTTGTAGCTAAATGCAGCATAACATTATGCGAGAGGGGTGCATTGTGGACGTATTCTCCCTTGCAGAAATTACTTTTCCagagggagtgtgtgtgtgtgtgggggggggggggggggggggggggggtgatttcTTCTTATGGTAAATGTGTGCCTTGActtaataaaggttgggaaaactGGCTTACCAAATGGTCAATTCTGAAAACAAGGCATGAATTACCCACAATTTGGCCTACAATTTTGTTTGGAAGATTGCACTGGTATCAAGGATGTCCATCATTATCACTCTTTCTACCTTCAATGCATAAGGAATATTGAGGAATGTCCACCATATTATCTACACAGTCTAATATTTAGGATCTGGTCTGTTTTCTATAAGTAGCTCGGTCAAATCGAGTGCTGTCCTCATGTTACTGGTAGAAAACCTAAACAACTCGCCTGGTGCACATTCCCTAGAAAGCGGAGTGTGACTGTGGGTCAAAGTAGCTGGTGGCATGAATGAAAAGGGGAAGGGGGTGACTTTGCAAGAGCCAGTGACTGACTCCAACTGGCGCAAATGTGGTGGAGCACTCCGGCATGGGACGGAAATAGTCGCTGTACTAACCCGGGAATAAGTGCAACGGTGGGTGTGCGGCGGTGTCAGCTGTCACTAGGGCAGGAGTGCCAGATAGCTCGTGAGCGCGGCAAGGACACGAACTGAAAATTACTGAAGGAGACACAGACCGATTTTTAAGGAGCAGCTAGTTGATGGTGAGTACTGATTTGTGTTTAGTTTCTCTGAAGACTGCAAGCAGAATCATCTACTGGATCTTGCATGCCGGTTATACAGCTTcttgattaaataaaacaaacaaaaaaacatttctgatgCAGTCATAGGCGACCACTGGGCCTCCACCAATTGGTTATGAAACTGAAATGGGTTCCAATAATAACCAAAGACTGAAATGAAACTGTCAGTCCTAACCTTTCACCATTTATGGCCCATGTAGATTTCATTGCAgttacaaacacaaaatatgatTGGAAAGATTTGTAAGACGAAAAGGGGAACTAAAGAGCTCCAGACTAAACCCTGATTAATTACAGGGTGTCCTTCGTTTACGATGTCCCTGCCATACGACATTTCGAAGTGAGGAATGGCATTTGGTGGAAGAATAAGTCATTATACATTGCACAAGAAGGCAAACTCTGTTACtgccgtacttactgttttccctttaatttttttcacatttatggcctagaagtgattttcatacaaatatttaccgtAATTATGAATTTAACACCACGTTAGGTGAGTGATAGGCTATGACGCATTCCAAGTTACATGCAATATGGGTTACTTCGCTGTCATAGGAACGGAACTGCGTCTGAAACAGAGGATCAAGAAGTCTCTCTCCTGGGCCGGAGACAGAGACCTGGTTCTTGTAGGTGAAGGGAACTTGTATTCTTGTATGTTTACTACTGAATGACTTGACTCAcccaaatgttacaaaaattgtcatacagtattttagGTTTTGTCCTGTTTCGgacatagaaaacaaaaaacaaaaaaaaaatgtttccgcTCTTCCGTGCTCAGTCAACAGTGACTTGCCTTTTACTTCCTCGTCAGTATGTGTGTCAGTGGAGTCAGGTAACTCCCCTTACCATCACAAGTGGTATATTATAAACTTTGATGTACAGCCGCTGCTACGTAAAAGCTTCCAAGTGAGTGCAGTAGCAAATCATGACAGCATTGcaagttttattgttttgtccaTTCCACTACGAGATGTCTTACTGCATCTTGCCATCTTACGTGTGAAGTTGTGCTTTATCTGCAGATGAAAAACAGAGGTCAGTCGCCGACTTCAGAGAAAACTCCTTTGTCCAAGAGAGGGAGAAACTGTGTGTTTCTGTCAAAGCTTTGTCTGCGCTCTATCTGTCCAAATTGGCAACTCAGGAAGCAAAGCAGAGAGTTTTAAAACCGGTAACTATCTGAATTTTATCTTTTCTACTTGACTATCCACATAATTTCTACCTTTAATTCATAGTTTTATTACTACTAGTATCTTTACAGGCTTTACTTTAAGGAATTGTGCTGTTGTTCTATTCTGATTTTGGTTGGTCTATTTCAGGATTACGGaatacaattgttttgttttattaccaTTAAGTTCaaatgttgattaaaaatagCACTTCGACTATTTTATGTTTCCTACCAGGCACAAGATCAGCCATCTGAAACTGGGAAACAAGTGAAACAAATAAAGGTGAGTTAGCCTTGCACATCATTTTGTAACATAGACTTAATGCATAACATTTGCGGTGTACTGACAAGACAGATGCACGTTGCTTCATCTGTTTGGTTCACATTTGAAGTGCCTTCAGTTGTTTACCGCTTTGGAGTTCGGCTAACAAACTGATGATGTGCATCAATCAGGTGGTATTTGGAAGGTAATACGATCTCATTACCTGAAGCATGTTTTCACACACTGAAGCATGGCATCTTAAGAACCGACTAAGAGTCAAATGATGACTGCATTGCTTTGTTCTTCTAAGATGGCCGAAGAAAACCTACTAAAAAGAGAAGACCACTGTCGGCTAGGACCAGAGGACAACCCTGAGACACAGTCACAACAATTCTTGCTATCCCAAACGTGCAAAGAAAGGCTGTACCAACAGCGGCAAAAATGTGAGCTGAGAAGACTCCTGAAGCACACGCACCCCGAGCTGAAGATGCTGGATGAGGTCGTAGACGAGGAGCTTGCCGAGGTCTTGAGCTCGGAGACGGAGGTGACAGCTGATGAAACAGGATATGAGGGAGAGGTCCGCTCCAGACGGCTGATATTCGAGAACTGTTCCCAGAGTGATAAAGTGTCAGTTTACACCCCCAGGATGCATATGACTGAGGAAATAGTCGAAAAAGGCAACATCAGTAAAACATCAGCTGTTTTTGAGCACCCGGACAAGAGGCCTTCTGTTGACCAAACAGTGGCCTCAAGTCCCAAGCCCACAAAAGAGTGTGAGGAGGATGTTATCAGAATAGATGTCCAGGCAACCAGAAAGATATTTGAGAGTCCGTGTGTGGATACACCCCAGTCAAGTCCAGATAACGTTCAGGGTAAGGTTGTCACTCCTGGTGCTTTGACTGGCTTAGTCCAAAAACAAGGGAGGGAGAAATGTGACCACCAGAATCTACAGCACCAAGAAAAATCCAGCAATGTGAATTGGACAGAACAACCCAAACAAAGGCTCTGCGATTTTAATCATAGCACAGTGAAGGTAGATGATGAATCATCCAGTCTTGAAGTTAAAGAAGAACATAAGGACAGTATAAAAACCAGGGCATCTCTTATGCAAAACAATCCATTCATATCTAAAAACATAGAACATTTCTATGCCCATATGGCAAACCCCAAAATAACAGCAGATGATGACTGTGCCGCCAAGGTCAAGAATAAAGCCCATTTGTTTGAATCCATGCCATTTGACAAAATCAGACATCAAAACAAGGACGAAGTGGAGACAATGGTAGAGACACTCAAGGAATCACTGAGCTCTCTTCATCACTTTAACGTCATTCATGCAGATGGCTCGATCATCGAGGTGAACGAGACCATGCGAGCTAAAAAGGCCAAGTACGCATTATCAGAGAGTGGAGCCGAGATCACTTATAATGAGGTGTCTGAAGGTAATTTTCAAAATCTCATACTCCGTGTGCTACCACGAGCAAACCTAAAGCCTCAGGTCACTTACTTAACGGAGGCCTGTAGTGGAGTCATTAAAAGAACATTGGTCAACGTACCCGTACACCCGCATCAGTTCACTGGTAGGCAGGACACAGAGTGTAACACTGCCAATGTGGTTCAACTTGTGGAGGATATTCTTAATCAAGACAACTCTCTGAGGAAAGGAGCGATTATCCAGGAGGCCTCTGACAAATCTGCAGACATTATTGTTTACTCCCTCCACAAGTATTTAGATGAGGAAGACGTGAGACGATATTGTCCTCGAGAGTATTTGGCAAGAACGAATGAAAGAATATCACCCCTAATCTCTCCAGACAGCATCTGTCAAGAATCAGTCAGCCCTGAAGTGACAATGAAGCGATTTAAGAGTTGTATCGAAAAGGGCGACTTGGAGGATCTGAAAACTCTTCAGGCAAAGTCAGTGGTTGAAGAACAGGAAGTTCCTCTTAAACAGATGATGGGACAATGCACTGATACTGATCCTGAACAGAGAGGTGATCTTGCAGATGAGGGTACTCCAGAGTGGGCACCGGTGGACATAAAGAGactgagaaacattttctctggAGATCAAATCCAAAGCCAGTCCAATAAAATTGCCAATAAAGATCTTTCTAGTTCAACCACTATGTTAAAGTCTTTCACAAGACAAAATGTGACCCTTGATAATATTCACCCATCTCCAGTGAATTACTGTGATGTTCCCACTGAAAGACGAGCTCGAGATAAAATGGTCGCGTGTGACAGCCAAGCTCATGAAGAATCAAAGGATTCCCTCAGTCTCGTACAATCTGAGAATCAGTGTAGGGACCGAGTTGTCCAGGCTGAATCAATCGAGGTTGTAgatgataataatgatgaagAAATTTCAAAAATCCAAAATGCGATCCATTGCCTCCAAGAAGCCACAATGGAAGCGCGATTGTTACACCATTTATctcaagaaaaacagaaaaacaaatcgATACAATCTATTGAGCGACCAATTATCTCAGCACAAGATATCAATTCACAGGTAATACACCAGGAACCCAACACATCGCCCCGTAACAGTGGAAAATCAGAGGAAATGTGTTTGAGGATCAATTCAGTCCCAGATATTAAACATGAAACTGAGTGCCTTAATCAAATTGTTTCAGAGGAAATCCACACAGCtacaagcaataaaaacataaatagcaCAGAGGAGGTCCCGGTACAACATTTTCAAGCTGCTGTGCTTTCTCCAGATAgttcagaaaaacaacatggGGAAGAGGAAATTGTCTTTCAGGGTAAACTCAAATCAGCATTGGATTCCTTAGCGAGGTCCAACATTAATGTCACCAGAGGAGATTTCAAAGCAGCTATGATATACCGGAACTCCTCAAAACCTTCCAaagaaatagtgaaaaatgtagCAGTTTTTCCTGATAAGGCAATCAACCAAGATGTTTGTGCTATGGCATCCCAAACTCAAGTGTGTCCGAACAAGGTCATCGAAGCGGGAACAAGTACTGCGAATGCAAAGTCAATCAGCACTGCGCCGCAGAAAAGTAGAAGACCTGTTGGACCAAAGCCAACCATCCCTCCAAAGCctgatcatttgaaaatcaaactacaaaaaaaccaTTCAAACAACACAGAAAACTCATTAAAGCTATTAATAGACAAAAATTATACAGATACTGCCAAACGAACTGAAATTATGTCTAAAATAAACACTGGTTTAGAGTCAGAACATGATGTAGTGAGCCACAGAAGGTTGGGTGAAGGATTACAAAACCCTCAGGATTTTCCCAAAGAACAACTCCATGGCTCACTTATCCCCATGGgtaaaaatgacaaagacaaCCTGCAAGGAGAGATAAAGGAACCAGCCCAGCGGAAAGTCTCCCAGGACATCCTGATTAAAGAAAAGATGACTGAAACAGAGGAAGCCCATTTAGATTTCAAAGAGGCATGCAAAAAATTTGGGAGTACAAATGATCTTCCAAAAAATAGACCTCTTATTAAACCCAAAAGAGTGAAAATAGCTCAATGTGACAATCAAATGTCACCCATTCCTGCACAGGTAGGTGCAGAACCACAACCTCCGTTATTCTGTGCAGTAATCCAAGGCAACAAAAAAGATGCTAAAGATGAGCAAGAAATTAAACAGGAAGGCAAGTTCGAGTTGAGGGCAAAGAAGGGAAGGACGGAGACGGAGGATGAACGCCGTCAGCGTCTGTCGGTCCACATGGACGAGATCTTGCGGGGCAACACCGAGGCTGCCATGGAGATTTTCGACAACTTGCGAAAGCAAGAGGAGCTGCGGGGCATCCTCAGTCGAGTTGAAGAGATCGGGGAGGACACGAGCAAGGTTGACGTGAGGTCGCTGCGAAAAGTGTTCGAGAACGTCCCCGACTGGGTGGTACCCTCAAACAAAAAGAAGCTAAAGCAAGCGAAAGCAGAACACAAAGAGGAGACAAAGACGCCATTAGCAACAGCGAGTAAGTCCTCGATGGCACAAGTTTTTGGAGATCTCGAAAGAGCCAGTGAGGAAATTATGACTCTTAAAGAACAGACGTTAGCACGGCTTGTTGACATTGAGGAAGCCATCAAGAAGGCGCTTTATTCTGTCTCTGCTTTAAAATCAGAGTCTGATATTACTGGTCTATCATGCCTGTTCAAGGAGTCGTTAGGAAGTGTGCAACGATCCCCAGCGTCTGGTAACATTAGCAGAATAAGCATCGGCTCAGGCAAAATGGCATCCCTGCAGATAAAAGAAGACCCCACAGCTCCACCTGGTGGCCAGAATGCAAGCGCTGAAAGAACCCCAAAGTTCAGAGAAGGTCCTCAATGTACACCGGCTTTCATCTCTATCCAGTCAGCTTCAGACAAACCAGAACTTCTGCCCAAAGAGACTACAATCTGCCCAACTTGCCAGCACAGCCCAGAGAAATTCCGCTCGGCCAAACTGCTTCAGTGCAACGGCCCTGCTCTAAACAGAGAAGAGCCCGCTGACTGCTTCCCGCAACGAGAGATCAGTGTACTCGAGGTACAAACGGACCTGGAGGGGAGCAGAATCTTGGGCACAAAGACAGTCACAGAAAACTACGAGAGGACGGACACCCACGGCAACAGGATTTACTCTTCGACCACCACCGTTGTCACCACTCAGCCGGAAACCAAAACGTCTACCACAGATCTCAAGCCAGCTTTGCATCAGCTCGCTACATACCCGGAGGTTCTGCTGCCTGTTAACCAAAATCCGTAATGCGAGAACACTACTTTTCTAGGTGATTTCTTACCATTTACGATGACTGTTGTGTACAGAATTTTTGTTGGGTTTCATATTGATGTTGGGATgcactgctgttgtttttagaCAAATACAGATGATTGGTTTTCAACTGCCTGTCTCACTTGTCTCATCAGTTCCAACCGATTCGCCAAGAGACATGCTCGGCCTGTTTGAAGCCGGTTTATCCCATGGAAAAAATGAGCGCAGACAAATACGTTTTTCACAAAAGTTGCTTCTGCTGTAAAAAGTGCAAGAAAACACTGAGGTGAGACGTCGGAAACCATTGACAAAATCAATCGTAAAACCAATCGCCAGCAATGCCGGCCGAACAAAATAGAGCTTGCATAGGAACTTTCTAACAATTATAAATGTGATTCTTCAATGAGGGCTGggcatttgattaaatttcctTGAATGATTATAGGGGAAACTATAATTGGGTGTTGAATCATGTCGTATTTTACATTATTGTCCTCATTTGATCGTTAAAATGCAGGGAAAGCCACGGGAGTCAACAAGTTACGTTTACAATGGTGACGGTGCGCTCAAGGCTAAAAGTAGTTTCCTGGTTGTTTCATAAACAACACATTTCAGCAACCATATCTTAgctgtaattaaattttttattttttttaaattacattgttAGCTCTTTCCTTCTCTTCCAATTAACCCATaagaaaaatgacaaggaactactaaacataaaacagggATATAATTGCAACCTGGCAGCACAGTGCAATAGTGGTTACCACttttgcctcaaagttctgaggttggCGGTTCCAATTTCAGCTCAAGGCCTtcctgcgtcggttttctctgggtgctctGGCATCCTCCAGCATTTCAAAAACAagcattgaagactccaaattgtccattggtgtgaatatgaatgtgaatgattgtttgtcaagtaccatgcgattggctgctgACCATGTTACCAGTGAAGCAAAACTGTGCATCAGTCGGCAACTGCgtgacattataaaattgtACTAGTTAACAGCTAGTGCTTCACTAGTATACTGCGCAGGCCatctagtgcacagttttgcctcaattCAGAATTCagtattgggggaaaaaatgtcactAGTAACACAGAGCATCTAGTTCATGGACAAgtcagcacactagtaggatatactttgttttcaatgttCCGAGCAGATAGCGGTGTGCCTGTTGATTTTTGTGGAATCCAAACGACTATGCTAACGATAGCAAAGCTTTatcctgctgttttttttttttttttttttgcataccgTAACCTTCGACTTGTGCTCAATTCGTAGCATGATCAATTACGCACCTTTACACGGGGAATTCTACTGCGTATTCCACTACCGACAACTGTTCCAAAAGAAAGGGAATTACGACGAGGGCTTTGGACACACTCAGCACAAGAACCGATGGCTTCTCAAGACCTCGCGTGCCGAATCGGAGGCTTAGATAGTTCCTCCTGGTGTGATAACGTGAGTAGACACTAGAACTACACTACACCATATCATTTATCACCGGTAATAACACTCTTCTCGTGCTCTTCTCAGTGGATTGGTGACTGTGACAACGCAAGTAAATCCTGAAGCTGTGCAAGAGGTTCCATAAAATGATTTACATGATATGCTTTACTTTTCGTTTCATCCTCTAAGTAGCGAATTGTAACTTATACTACTGTAAGCTGTAACAGACAAAAGTTTCAtcattatgaaaacaaaaattagaTTTTCAGTTAGCGACAGTGAGTCAGTTGAAGATTTGATAATCGACTTCATATCCACTGTTAATTTTACGAGaaagataattaaaaaataaagtctcactgttgttttcaaaaacttttttcaGGTGCACGAGTTTCATCGGTTTGGATAGGGAGAAAATTACACATTCATTGTTAACGTTCTTAAAACAAAAGTCCAGGAGTGCTGGGAAACCTTCCATACGCACCCAGAAAtaacccaaataaataaataatagctcATCTGCTGTCACAAAATCAAGTACTGTATTTGCTTATTTTGAGGGCATGTGAGGAGAAATGGGATTCACCATCTTGAAAGTGGAGCGTGGCTTAaaagcagtaaaaaaataataagacaaAGAAAGCTGACTTGGACCTTTGTTTTATTAAGTTAAATGTACAAAAGATGAATGATGTGAtgcagtttgctttttttttttttttaataggctTTGTCattcagacaaaaacaaaagcatttccCGATCGAAAGCCTCAGAAAGAGACAATCATCCAAACCCTGGTCGAAGTCACATTACAATCTACTGTGGAACACAGTTTATGTCCTTGTGTATTTAGAATGTCATATAAAAGTGCAGAACCATATGTATTTAcagaatatatgtatatgtatgtatatatatatatatatatatatatatatatatatagttttttttatccatATAAAAGAGTTTCAGCAATTCATTGTTCCAAGCATGTAAGGCACAGACAagggtaaaataaaaacatttgatcatTCCTCCAAAAGTGTCAAACaaccccacctcccccccttttttgggggggtgactTGCTTTGTTTCATATACAGtgtacaaagtaaaataaaggcAATGACGTGATTGAAATTGGACTGCATCAGATTTAGAAGCTGCCATGAACGTAGAACGAGGCTGCGGGGAGAACAAAGAGGAATACTGTTAAAGTAAAAGGGGAGTGCACGCATCCCCTCCTGtggtaaataaacaacaacaacacttgaaTGTGCTTCAACATTCTCTTTGGCCACTTGTCAACAGACTGGAATGGATTTGAGGGTACCCCGAACAGGAGGAGTTGCCGGTATTGCTCTGAAAACTTTGTGTGAAACTCTcacgtgtgtaaaaaaaaatattagaaaaatatcCGCTGATTATCCGGCAtgtcgggtaaaaaaaaaaataacggtgTCCCGATATCAAAAAGTGCAATGTACAATTCTAACGGAGAGTTGGCGGAACCCTCcattatgtttaaaaacaagaaataaaataagacattctCGCAGACATTTTCCGCTTCCCGAGTTCGTATCGGAGCCGTAACAGAGGCGGGACAGCGCCCGTGTGGTAAGAGAATGCTGGGGaagccctgttgtgttgaaagcgaTCGTCACTGACGTTTGATTGTGGGATGCCGCATAACTGTGTAAAGTTTGGGCAATACCACGCCTGCACTGGGTTCTGTGTACAAGGCACTGGCGGAAAACTGTTCTTCTGTTATGGCAGCAATTTTGcgggatctctgtgtgaaagaggcttcgGTCTGTACAAGCCAGCTTGGGTGGGTATAAAGTCTACCCAGCATTTTTGCAATGCCGTGAAGCTGTGTGAAAGCACATCTGCAATATCCTGACTTCGCTGGGTTCTATGTTGAAGGCACCCCCGGATAAATGCGTTTTCTGTTACGGCTCCGATGTGGGATCTCTATGTGAAAGAGGCCACGGTCTGCTCTGAAAAATAATGATACTGTACTTAATCGTATCAATATCATCTTGATATTGTTACTGTCTGATGTCACACTTATTACCAGGTTGTGAATCTCTTTCAAAATATCGTTTCTGCTTATTATATCGCGCAACGGTGGTATCGCAATACTATCAGTATCATGTCGATTGTAGTGAATATCTCTCATAGACCGACCATCACAGATATTGTTGTATCGTGGTACGTTATCAAGATATCGTATCACGAGTGTACGAAGCAAAAATAGAAATACCAGTGCAGTGAACCCCCGTATTTTGGCGTTTCGGCATGCGGCAATTTGCCTATTAGCGGaaggaacaatggtgaaatgTGTtgtggagcttcatttagtcaaaaGTAGTGCTTGCCACCTTTTGAGGGTGGCGTCAATTACTTACACATTTTCGATATTCGcggcaagggaacactgtattccgCAATAGTGGGAACAGGGTGAGAAGTTTAAAACCTGACAAACACT contains:
- the LOC133470059 gene encoding LIM domain-containing protein isoform X1, which translates into the protein MEMKSMLTRSHSLRSVHSSYDKPARMDPRILSRTVSVSKLVERFQATTGDAHITSKENGDTKAKPSLQENTATTPPMNSPQENKAPQLQPPKTRSDKWERSLPEISLSRSKSMGNLQNNSNGSIESLKAHFESRNKPASNFKLADEVRPSRDAKPVMDGEIKKLAEEQKAVHPSKNDAKERNAPQKVVMQTQTERKKTIGGTNVERTVISEADEKQRSVADFRENSFVQEREKLCVSVKALSALYLSKLATQEAKQRVLKPAQDQPSETGKQVKQIKMAEENLLKREDHCRLGPEDNPETQSQQFLLSQTCKERLYQQRQKCELRRLLKHTHPELKMLDEVVDEELAEVLSSETEVTADETGYEGEVRSRRLIFENCSQSDKVSVYTPRMHMTEEIVEKGNISKTSAVFEHPDKRPSVDQTVASSPKPTKECEEDVIRIDVQATRKIFESPCVDTPQSSPDNVQGKVVTPGALTGLVQKQGREKCDHQNLQHQEKSSNVNWTEQPKQRLCDFNHSTVKVDDESSSLEVKEEHKDSIKTRASLMQNNPFISKNIEHFYAHMANPKITADDDCAAKVKNKAHLFESMPFDKIRHQNKDEVETMVETLKESLSSLHHFNVIHADGSIIEVNETMRAKKAKYALSESGAEITYNEVSEGNFQNLILRVLPRANLKPQVTYLTEACSGVIKRTLVNVPVHPHQFTGRQDTECNTANVVQLVEDILNQDNSLRKGAIIQEASDKSADIIVYSLHKYLDEEDVRRYCPREYLARTNERISPLISPDSICQESVSPEVTMKRFKSCIEKGDLEDLKTLQAKSVVEEQEVPLKQMMGQCTDTDPEQRGDLADEGTPEWAPVDIKRLRNIFSGDQIQSQSNKIANKDLSSSTTMLKSFTRQNVTLDNIHPSPVNYCDVPTERRARDKMVACDSQAHEESKDSLSLVQSENQCRDRVVQAESIEVVDDNNDEEISKIQNAIHCLQEATMEARLLHHLSQEKQKNKSIQSIERPIISAQDINSQVIHQEPNTSPRNSGKSEEMCLRINSVPDIKHETECLNQIVSEEIHTATSNKNINSTEEVPVQHFQAAVLSPDSSEKQHGEEEIVFQGKLKSALDSLARSNINVTRGDFKAAMIYRNSSKPSKEIVKNVAVFPDKAINQDVCAMASQTQVCPNKVIEAGTSTANAKSISTAPQKSRRPVGPKPTIPPKPDHLKIKLQKNHSNNTENSLKLLIDKNYTDTAKRTEIMSKINTGLESEHDVVSHRRLGEGLQNPQDFPKEQLHGSLIPMGKNDKDNLQGEIKEPAQRKVSQDILIKEKMTETEEAHLDFKEACKKFGSTNDLPKNRPLIKPKRVKIAQCDNQMSPIPAQVGAEPQPPLFCAVIQGNKKDAKDEQEIKQEGKFELRAKKGRTETEDERRQRLSVHMDEILRGNTEAAMEIFDNLRKQEELRGILSRVEEIGEDTSKVDVRSLRKVFENVPDWVVPSNKKKLKQAKAEHKEETKTPLATASKSSMAQVFGDLERASEEIMTLKEQTLARLVDIEEAIKKALYSVSALKSESDITGLSCLFKESLGSVQRSPASGNISRISIGSGKMASLQIKEDPTAPPGGQNASAERTPKFREGPQCTPAFISIQSASDKPELLPKETTICPTCQHSPEKFRSAKLLQCNGPALNREEPADCFPQREISVLEVQTDLEGSRILGTKTVTENYERTDTHGNRIYSSTTTVVTTQPETKTSTTDLKPALHQLATYPEVLLPVNQNP
- the LOC133470059 gene encoding LIM domain-containing protein isoform X2 is translated as MAEENLLKREDHCRLGPEDNPETQSQQFLLSQTCKERLYQQRQKCELRRLLKHTHPELKMLDEVVDEELAEVLSSETEVTADETGYEGEVRSRRLIFENCSQSDKVSVYTPRMHMTEEIVEKGNISKTSAVFEHPDKRPSVDQTVASSPKPTKECEEDVIRIDVQATRKIFESPCVDTPQSSPDNVQGKVVTPGALTGLVQKQGREKCDHQNLQHQEKSSNVNWTEQPKQRLCDFNHSTVKVDDESSSLEVKEEHKDSIKTRASLMQNNPFISKNIEHFYAHMANPKITADDDCAAKVKNKAHLFESMPFDKIRHQNKDEVETMVETLKESLSSLHHFNVIHADGSIIEVNETMRAKKAKYALSESGAEITYNEVSEGNFQNLILRVLPRANLKPQVTYLTEACSGVIKRTLVNVPVHPHQFTGRQDTECNTANVVQLVEDILNQDNSLRKGAIIQEASDKSADIIVYSLHKYLDEEDVRRYCPREYLARTNERISPLISPDSICQESVSPEVTMKRFKSCIEKGDLEDLKTLQAKSVVEEQEVPLKQMMGQCTDTDPEQRGDLADEGTPEWAPVDIKRLRNIFSGDQIQSQSNKIANKDLSSSTTMLKSFTRQNVTLDNIHPSPVNYCDVPTERRARDKMVACDSQAHEESKDSLSLVQSENQCRDRVVQAESIEVVDDNNDEEISKIQNAIHCLQEATMEARLLHHLSQEKQKNKSIQSIERPIISAQDINSQVIHQEPNTSPRNSGKSEEMCLRINSVPDIKHETECLNQIVSEEIHTATSNKNINSTEEVPVQHFQAAVLSPDSSEKQHGEEEIVFQGKLKSALDSLARSNINVTRGDFKAAMIYRNSSKPSKEIVKNVAVFPDKAINQDVCAMASQTQVCPNKVIEAGTSTANAKSISTAPQKSRRPVGPKPTIPPKPDHLKIKLQKNHSNNTENSLKLLIDKNYTDTAKRTEIMSKINTGLESEHDVVSHRRLGEGLQNPQDFPKEQLHGSLIPMGKNDKDNLQGEIKEPAQRKVSQDILIKEKMTETEEAHLDFKEACKKFGSTNDLPKNRPLIKPKRVKIAQCDNQMSPIPAQVGAEPQPPLFCAVIQGNKKDAKDEQEIKQEGKFELRAKKGRTETEDERRQRLSVHMDEILRGNTEAAMEIFDNLRKQEELRGILSRVEEIGEDTSKVDVRSLRKVFENVPDWVVPSNKKKLKQAKAEHKEETKTPLATASKSSMAQVFGDLERASEEIMTLKEQTLARLVDIEEAIKKALYSVSALKSESDITGLSCLFKESLGSVQRSPASGNISRISIGSGKMASLQIKEDPTAPPGGQNASAERTPKFREGPQCTPAFISIQSASDKPELLPKETTICPTCQHSPEKFRSAKLLQCNGPALNREEPADCFPQREISVLEVQTDLEGSRILGTKTVTENYERTDTHGNRIYSSTTTVVTTQPETKTSTTDLKPALHQLATYPEVLLPVNQNP